The Lolium rigidum isolate FL_2022 chromosome 2, APGP_CSIRO_Lrig_0.1, whole genome shotgun sequence genomic interval TCCGCATCGCCTAGCCACAACCCCACACGCCCGCCCCGCCCGCGGGCCACCGCCccgccaccgcccgccgccgcccgccatggACGACCTATCCCGGTACGCGCACAGCCCGGCCCACCTCGCGGTCGCGCGGCGGGACCACGCATCCCTCCGCAACCTCGTATccgccctcccgcgcctcccacgcGCGGGCGAGGTGACCACCGAGGCCCAATCCATCGCGGCCGAGTCCCTCGCGGACGCCGTCTCGGCCGCCATCGACCGGCGCGACGTCCCCCGCCGCGAGACGCCCCTCCACCTGGCGGTCCGCCTGCGCGACCCCGTCGCCGCCGACATCCTCATGACGGCGGGCGCCGACTGGTCGCTCCAGAACGCCGAGGGCTGGTCGGCCCTACAAGAAGCCGTCTGCACGCGCGaggacgccatcgccaccgtcatcgcGCGCCACTACCAGCCGCTGGCGTGGGCCAAGTGGTGCCGCCGCCTGCCGCGCGTGCTCGCGTCCGTGTCCCGCATCCGGGACTTCTACATGGAGATCTCCTTCCACTTCGAGTCCTCCGTCATCCCCTTCATCGGCCGCATCGCGCCGTCCGACACCTACCGCATCTGGAAGCGCGGGGCGGCCCTCCGGGCCGACATGACGCTTGCCGGGTTCGACGGGTTCCGCATCCAGCGGTCTGACCAAACCTTCCTTTTCCTTGGCGACGGGGCTCGGCCGGAGGACGCTGGGGGCAAGGAGCTGCTGCCGGGGTCCCTCATAGTCCTCTCTCACAAAGACAAAGAGATCACAGACGCGCTGGAAGGAGCAGGAGTGCAGCCCACGGAATCAGAAGTCGCTCACGAGGTGGCGCTCATGTCGAAAACCAACATGTACCGGCCCGGGATAGACGTCACGCAGGCGGACCTCGTGCCGCACGTCAACTGGCGCCGCCAGGAGAGGACCGAGGCCGTGGGCCAGTGGAAAGCCAAGGTCTACGACATGCTCAACGTCCTCGTCACCGTCAAGTCCAGACGGGTCCCCGGggcgatgaccgacgaggagctcTTTGCCATGGAGGGCGAGGAGAAGAACGGGGGGAGGAGCGCCGAGCTTGAGACCGAGCTCGACGATGTGTTGACGGCCGAGGAGAGGAAGCAGCTTGATTCCGCGCTGAGGGGCAACAACCACGACGAGGAGCACGAGGAAGCGGCTGATCATCATTCGGATGCGAATGGCGGGGCGAAGGACAAGAAGGGCTGGTTTTGGGGCGGCAAGAAAGGCGGCGGCAAGAGCGACGAGAAGCCACCCAAGGCAGCGAGTAAGGATGAGTCGAGCGATCCAGGGAAGGGGAAGGAGAAGGGCAGCggcaagaagaagaagggcgTCTCTTCTGGGGACCCTAATAAGCTTGAAAGTGAGTACAAGAAGGGGTTAAGACCAGTGTTGTGGCTCACGCCGGATTTCCCTTTGAAGACGGATGAGCTCATTCCGTTGCTTGATGTATTAGCAAACAAAGTTAAAGCTGTCAGGAGGCTTAGGGAGCTCTTGACAACCAAGCTGCCCACTGGCACATTTCCCGTCAAGGTAAACCATCTGTCAAAGTTAATTATATTAGCCCATTCTGTTTCAGTTATTAGATGAGCTCAATTGATTACCTTGACTATGTTAACCCATTCTGTTTCAGTTATTAGATGAGCTCAATTGATTGCACTTTGCTGTTGATTTCAAATCAAAGTTTGCATGGTAGTAGGAGCAATTTCATACCGTTATCTGTCACACATAATGTTGTTTGAACCTCTGTTGTGATTCCATCTTTCTTTGTTCCTGCCTCGGATCTGACTATCTGATGTATGGCTAATTGGAATGCATGCTTACATTTTGGGGACTGGAATATTATAAGAGCATCTGCCGCTCAAGTTATCAAAACACTGAATGCATGCCCTCCTGGATCTTGCAAACTATATGTTGCTCTAACATTCAAGTTATCAAAACACTGAATGTAGCTGTACCATATTGTCTCTACTTTCACCATATCAACAAAGAAGGACTATCTGATGTATGGCTAATTGGAATGCATGCTTACATTTTGGGGACTGGAATATTATAAGAGCATCTGCCGCTCAAGTTATCAAAACACTGAATGCATGCCCTCCTGGATCTTGCAAACTATATGTTGCTCTAACATTCAAGTTATCAAAACACTGAATGTACCTGTACCATATTGTCTCTACT includes:
- the LOC124693549 gene encoding ankyrin repeat domain-containing protein 13C-A-like, which encodes MDDLSRYAHSPAHLAVARRDHASLRNLVSALPRLPRAGEVTTEAQSIAAESLADAVSAAIDRRDVPRRETPLHLAVRLRDPVAADILMTAGADWSLQNAEGWSALQEAVCTREDAIATVIARHYQPLAWAKWCRRLPRVLASVSRIRDFYMEISFHFESSVIPFIGRIAPSDTYRIWKRGAALRADMTLAGFDGFRIQRSDQTFLFLGDGARPEDAGGKELLPGSLIVLSHKDKEITDALEGAGVQPTESEVAHEVALMSKTNMYRPGIDVTQADLVPHVNWRRQERTEAVGQWKAKVYDMLNVLVTVKSRRVPGAMTDEELFAMEGEEKNGGRSAELETELDDVLTAEERKQLDSALRGNNHDEEHEEAADHHSDANGGAKDKKGWFWGGKKGGGKSDEKPPKAASKDESSDPGKGKEKGSGKKKKGVSSGDPNKLESEYKKGLRPVLWLTPDFPLKTDELIPLLDVLANKVKAVRRLRELLTTKLPTGTFPVKIAIPIVPTIRVIVTFTKFEELQPLDEFATPPTSPTQFQDAKSKDSEGSASWYSWVRGGRGAQSSDSGDSKNFKDEVDPFHIPSEYTWVDANEKKRRMKAKKAKNRRGAARKQSSKSTSSEGGQRPMMDGFE